A region from the Fusarium graminearum PH-1 chromosome 4, whole genome shotgun sequence genome encodes:
- a CDS encoding RER1 protein — translation MNAPEPEQTPFEAVSVHTSRIQRKYQALLDQSTPFVLYRWVGTVVCLVLFFLRILVAQGWYIVAYALGIYLLNLFLAFLQPKFDPSNEEADNDMEDGSVGTLPTKSDEEFKPFIRRLPEFKFWYWATRAIVIGFTCSWFEVFNVPVFWPVLVMYWFILFFLTMRKQIQHMIKYRYVPFTVGKKNYAKNSS, via the exons ATGAATGCGCCAGAGCCTGAGCAGACTCCCTTCGAGGCTGTCAGTGTCCACACCTCGAGGATCCAGCGA AAATATCAAGCTTTACTGGACCAGTCAACCCCTTTCGTTCTCTACAGATGGGTCGGCACAGTTGTCTGTCTCGTGCTTTTCTTCCTGCGAATCTTGGTTGCGCAGGGCTGGTACATCG TTGCCTATGCGCTCGGCATCTACCTTCTGAACCTGTTCCTTGCTTTCCTGCAGCCCAAATTCGATCCCTCCAACGAAGAGGCCGACAATGATATGGAGGATGGCTCTGTAGGCACCCTGCCTACCAAGTCCGATGAGGAGTTCAAGCCCTTCATCCGCCGACTTCCCGAGTTTAAGTTCTGGTACTGGGCCACCCGAGCCATTGTCATCGGCTTCACCTGCAGTTGGTTCGAGGTTTTCAACGTGCCAGTTTTCTGGCCCGTCCTGGTTATGTACTGGTtcatccttttcttcttgacca TGCGCAAGCAAATCCAGCACATGATCAAGTACCGCTACGTCCCTTTCActgttggcaagaagaactACGCCAAGAACAGTTCGTAA
- a CDS encoding 40S ribosomal protein S22 — MVRTSVLHDALNAMNNAEKAGKRQVLIRPSSKVIIKFLTVMQRHGYIGEFEEIDDHRSGKIVVQLNGRLNKVGVISPRYNVRLAELEKWVVKLLPARQFGYVILTTSAGIMDHEEARRKHVSGKIIGFFY, encoded by the exons ATGGTCCGCACTTCAGTTCTCCACGATGCGCTTAACGCCATGAACAACGCCGAGAAGGCTGGCAAGCGTCAGGTCTTGATCCGACCTTCTTCCAAGGTcatcatcaagttcctcACTGTCATGCAGCGACACG GTTACATTGGAGAGTTCGAGGAGATTGATGACCACCGATCCGGCAAGATCGTTGTCCAGCTCAACGGCCGCCTCAACAAGGTCGGCGTCATCTCTCCCCGCTACAACGTCCGTCTCGCCGAGCTCGAGAAGTGGGTTGTCAAGCTGCTCCCTGCTCGTCAGTTCGGCTACGTCATCCTCACCACCTCTGCCGGTATCATGGACCACGAGGAGGCCCGCCGCAAGCACGTCTCCGGCAAGATCATTGGCTTCTTCTACTAA
- a CDS encoding ATP-dependent RNA helicase DBP8 gives MTPSIGSDHANSASDEEILSGAASSSDESDYLDSGVSRKRRRTAEISQDKAGKVEPEDDDDDDDDDDDDEELKRVLSTIAAPSRIKRNVPGDKKEVQAKPVVAPKNTIQAPTDPNTTFSALDVRPWLVQSLENMAIKRPTGIQKGCIPEILKGRDCIGGSRTGSGKTMAFAVPILQKWSEDPTAIFAVVLTPTRELALQIFEQFKAISSPQSLKAILVTGGSDMRTQAIEIGKRPHVIIATPGRLADHIRTSGEDTICGLRRVRYVVLDEADRLLNATGPGSMLPDVEECLSVLPPATERQTLLFTATITPEVRALKDMPIKPGKQPVFVCEVDTQTLAIPATLKQMYIKVPVTHKEHYLHTFLLTEANVDKTVILFCNRTSTADYLHHLLRMLEHRVTSLHSKLPQRQRIDNLARFRASAARILVATDVAARGLDIPEVSLVINYDLPRDPDDYIHRVGRTARAGRKGEAVSFVGQRDVELALTIEKRVGRDMEAWEEEGVNLETRVVRDALKLVSEKKREALLEVEEGREVGGKRKRTKQKLRVD, from the coding sequence ATGACGCCCTCCATTGGATCAGATCATGCGAATTCGGCATCAGACGAAGAAATCCTGTCTGGTGCCGCCTCATCGTCTGACGAGTCCGATTACCTCGACAGCGGCGTATCTCGAAAGCGTCGCAGAACCGCAGAAATATCCCAGGATAAGGCTGGAAAAGTTGAGCccgaggatgacgatgacgacgacgacgacgacgacgatgatgaggagttgaagagagtGCTGTCTACCATTGCAGCGCCCTCTCGAATTAAGCGAAATGTTCCAGGAGACAAAAAGGAAGTTCAAGCAAAGCCTGTAGTCGCACCCAAAAACACAATTCAAGCTCCTACCGACCCAAACACCACTTTCTCCGCCCTCGATGTGCGACCATGGCTGGTCCAATCACTAGAAAATATGGCTATTAAGAGACCTACGGGTATTCAAAAGGGCTGTATTCCCGAGATCTTGAAGGGAAGAGACTGCATTGGTGGCAGTAGAACAGGTTCAGGTAAAACAATGGCTTTCGCCGTACCTATTCTGCAGAAGTGGTCCGAAGATCCcactgccatctttgctgttgTCTTGACACCAACCCGAGAACTGGCACTTCAGATTTTTGAGCAGTTCAAGGctatctcttctcctcaaagTCTCAAGGCCATCTTGGTGACTGGAGGCTCAGACATGCGAACACAGGCAATTGAGATTGGAAAGCGACCACACGTTATAATTGCAACTCCAGGGCGTCTGGCAGATCACATTCGCACTTCGGGAGAGGACACAATCTGTGGATTGAGGAGAGTTCGATATGTGGTTCTTGACGAGGCTGATCGACTTTTGAACGCTACTGGACCTGGCAGTATGCTTCCTGATGTAGAGGAATGTCTGTCTGTTCTGCCACCAGCCACTGAAAGGCAGACTCTCCTCTTCACTGCTACCATTACCCCTGAGGTCCGCGCTTTGAAGGACATGCCCATCAAGCCGGGCAAGCAGCCAGTATTTGTTTGCGAGGTTGACACACAAACGCTGGCTATTCCTGCAACACTGAAGCAGATGTACATCAAGGTTCCTGTTACGCATAAAGAACACTACCTCCATACCTTCCTACTCACCGAGGCCAATGTCGACAAGACTGTTATCCTATTCTGCAACCGAACTTCGACTGCCGATTACCTTCACCATCTACTTCGAATGCTGGAACATCGAGTCACGTCTCTACACTCCAAACTGCCCCAAAGGCAACGAATCGACAACCTGGCCCGCTTCCGTGCTTCAGCAGCTCGTATTCTCGTAGCAACCGACGTCGCTGCCAGAGGTCTCGATATCCCTGAAGTCAGCCTCGTTATCAATTACGATCTCCCTCGTGACCCCGACGACTACATTCACCGTGTTGGTCGTACAGCCCGTGCGGGCCGCAAGGGTGAGGCTGTCAGCTTTGTGGGACAGCGCGACGTGGAGTTGGCCCTGACAATCGAGAAGCGTGTGGGCCGCGACATGGAGGCttgggaagaagagggcGTCAACCTGGAAACACGTGTGGTTCGCGATGCGCTCAAGCTCGTGtcggagaagaagcgcgagGCTTTGTTAGAggtggaagaaggaagagaagttggaggcaAGCGAAAGCGCACCAAGCAAAAGTTGCGAGTGGATTAA
- a CDS encoding enoyl-CoA hydratase, translating into MNAFRCMRPVAARVPFQRSTLPRVARAYSSKTYEYIQVSQPKPGVGQVTLNRPKALNALCTPLIKELNQALLEFNAADDTSVIVLTGSQKAFAAGADIKEMAPLTFAEAYTNSFIESWSDLTTQIKKPIIAAVSGHALGGGCELAMMCDLIYCTENANFGQPEIKLGTVPGAGGSQRLTRAIGKSKAMELILTGKNFSGVDAEKWGLAARTFPTHEALMEETLKLAETIAGYSKVAVQAAKEVVNKSQDLPLRDGVEFERRVFHSLFGSQDQKIGMKAFAEKKKAEWSHS; encoded by the exons ATGAACGCTTTCCGCTGTATGAGACCTGTGGCTGCTAGAGTGCCTTTCCAACGGTCTACTCTTCCTCGAGTCGCCCGAGCTTATAGCTCCAAGACCTACGAATATATCCAGGTTTCACAGCCCAAGCCTGGTGTCGGCCAAG TGACACTGAACCGTCCCAAGGCCCTCAATGCTCTCTGCACACCTCTTATCAAGGAACTTAACCAGGCTCTCCTTGAATTCAATGCAGCTGATGACACTTCAGTCATTGTTTTGACTGGATCCCAAAAGGCTTTTGCCGCTGGTGCTGATATTAAGGAGATGGCTCCTCTCACTTTCGCTGAAGCTTACACTAATTCCTTCATCGAGTCTTGGTCCGACCTCACTACCCAAATCAAGAAGCCCatcattgctgctgtttCAGGTCACGCCCTAGGCGGAGGCTGTGAGCTGGCTATGATGTGTGACCTTATTTACTGTACCGAGAATGCCAACTTCGGTCAGCCTGAGATCAAGCTCGGTACTGTTCCTGGTGCTGGAGGCAGCCAACGCCTTACCCGTGCCATCGGCAAGTCAAAGGCTATGGAGCTCATCCTTACTGGCAAGAACTTCTCTGGAGTTGATGCTGAGAAGTGGGGACTCGCTGCCAGAACTTTCCCAACTCATGAAGCTTTGATGGAGGAGACTCTCAAACTTGCCGAAACAATTGCTGGCTACTCCAAGGTCGCCGTTCAAGCCGCTAAGGAGGTTGTCAACAAGAGTCAGGACCTTCCTCTTCGCGACGGTGTCGAGTTTGAGCGACGAGTATTCCACAGTCTGTTTGGTAGCCAGGACCAAAAAATCGGTATGAAGGCATTcgcagagaagaagaaagctgagTGGAGCCACTCATGA
- a CDS encoding MAP kinase kinase MKK2/SSP33: protein MERDGSLQGLEAFDKLTIEKARTLDVDDLDEEGWRIASLEKRIVEIGNLGEGAGGAVTRCKLKGGNTVFALKVITTNPDPDVKKQILRELGFNKECASDHICKYYGAFVDPSTATISIAMEFCEGGSLDSIYKEVKRLGGRTGEKVLGKIAEGVLGGLTYLHTRRIIHRDIKPSNILLCRDGAVKLCDFGVSGDFGTKGEANTFIGTSYYMAPERITGQSYTITSDVWSTGVTLLEVAQHRFPFPADGTEMQPRANLIDLLTYIVRQDVPKLKDEPDMDVYWSNNFKYFIECCLEKQPNRRASPWKMMEHPWMVEMRSKRVNMVKYLSYVWGWGDQPKDS from the exons ATGGAGCGTGACGGAAGCTTGCAGGGATTGGAAGCTTTTGACAAGCTGACTATCGAGAAAGCCAGAACTCTTGatgtcgatgatcttgatgaagagggTTGGAGAATCGCCAGTCTTGAAAAGAGAATTGTCGAAATTGGAAACCTTGGTGAGGGTGCTGGCGGCGCCGTCACAAGATGTAAGCTCAAGGGTGGCAACACTGTTTTTGCTCTGAAG GTCATCACTACGAATCCAGATCCTGACGTGAAGAAGCAGATCCTCCGAGAGCTAGGATTCAACAAAGAGTGCGCTTCAGACCACATTTGCAAATACTATGGTGCATTTGTGGACCCATCTACGGCCACTATCTCTATCGCCATGGAATTCTGTGAAGGTGGCTCACTCGACAGCATTTACAAGGAAGTGAAACGCCTGGGAGGCAGAACCGGAGAGAAAGTGCTGGGTAAAATTGCTGAGGGCGTTCTCGGTGGTTTGACATACCTGCATACCCGACGAATCATTCATCGAGATATCAAGCCTTCCAATATTCTGCTGTGTCGAGACGGTGCCGTCAAGCTTTGCGATTTCGGTGTCTCGGGTGACTTTGGTACCAAGGGCGAGGCCAATACCTTTATCGGCACCAGTTACTACATGGCCCCTGAGCGTATTACAGGCCAGTCGTATACTATCACCTCGGATGTCTGGTCAACAGGAGTTACTCTCCTTGAGGTCGCCCAACATCGATTCCCATTCCCCGCAGATGGCACTGAGATGCAACCACGCGCCAACCTCATCGATCTGCTTACCTACATCGTCAGGCAGGATGTGCCAAAACTGAAGGACGAGCCTGATATGGACGTGTACTGGAGTAACAACTTCAAATACTTTATTGAGTGCTG CTTGGAAAAGCAACCCAACCGCCGAGCTAGCccctggaagatgatggaacaCCCATGGATGGTTGAGATGCGCAGCAAGCGCGTTAACATGGTGAAGTATCTTTCTTACGTCTGGGGTTGGGGAGACCAGCCCAAGGACTCTTAG
- a CDS encoding 40S ribosomal protein S12: MSDVEDNTPEVADVVEVSGDAPKGQMSILDALKGVLKLSLMHDGLARGLREASKALDRRQAHMCVLNENCEEEAYKKLVVALCNEHNIPLIQIPDGKQLGEWAGLCVLDREGNARKVVNCSCVVVKDWGEESQERSILLNYFQTEQ, encoded by the exons ATG TCGGACGTAGAAGACAACACCCCCGAGGTCGCCGACGTTGTCGAGGTTTCCGGCGATGCCCCCAAGGGCCAGATGTCCATTCTCGATGCTCTCAAGGGTGTCCTGAAGCTCTCTCTCATGCACGATGGTCTTGCCCGTGGTCTCCGTGAGGCTTCCAAGGCTCTTGACCGTCGCCAGGCTCACATGTGTGTCCTGAACGAGAActgtgaggaggaggcctacaagaagcttgttgtcgCTCTCTGCAACGAGCACAACATCCCTCTCATCCAGATCCCCGACGGCAAGCAGCTCGGCGAGTGGGCCGGTCTCT GCGTTCTCGACCGTGAGGGTAACGCTCGCAAGGTCGTCAACTGCTCTTGCGTCGTTGTCAAGGACTGGGGTGAGGAGTCTCAGGAGCGATCTATCCTCCTGAACTACTTCCAGACCGAGCAGTAA